One part of the Raphanus sativus cultivar WK10039 chromosome 7, ASM80110v3, whole genome shotgun sequence genome encodes these proteins:
- the LOC108817506 gene encoding uncharacterized protein LOC108817506 isoform X3 yields the protein MDFHEMNRKNLQNLCKKHGIPANLKNIEMADRLASLFLQKEDEETVTESKDSVEEEEENLVGSRKAKKVRFSAETDNQVFEFTRSVKKNVRRTRKAPLPRGGIDLRRSKRSVSKKGIGSNGDASNSMSGVVEGPSNSVKVTRRIGSVGSVQEEGEDRDLIAPEQFGDREIEDRRRSTRLTGKIEASKPVDLLPAAKRSKQGKDTDLNAPERVEGKDIEEGRRSRRLAAKTVKSFEEGGTTLLPAAKRSKGLADVANKEDEKVTGEQHRKDGDSKVEMVRRRSMRFVNEQTNAQDSKVEMVRRRSMRFVNEQTNAQDQRSSVRVKASVASPLMGQAMSKLKNETVKAGRVVLVDKNTDENLVRSSKRVTRNMKRERSAETGVDSGTASNQSNLTPKKTLDESARFEQEKACGADVEAGGSSKKSKTMNQECIKDKPQGIVIIEDSPSSSKTKAAEFGMILEKVVDPTLDKSDDNSQMSNTPEMTCEPMEGECEEKLERDSVEDKEEVSTRSLLLIECLSPDSVPLAVISSKANLSVPTGHILPKDIASTVIAEESTNTKDELLIYAPESELEEHRSIAKLANVEELLENSTECWNEIHSSKDDEKGSFEKDVQAEILHGNVSECNTENNSAGEEMEISKIGVMSVAHCVNLTPEKLLGEYAQLEPEEAERPNVEDRSSAQKMEKAVSQELVKDMPQEMAEGSPSISEVKATEPVVISESVLDSTQKHEQATVLLAAAKNDKGEASSLSEFLTEGSEVKTCLDNRSTGCSLSVETTLSPASVQLAMSNPEGDLGVPTGNDIVLTVITEEDKITKKETLIVTPTSELKGNSSVAELAKVEAILVNSAECCKEDEKGSLEKDVQAENLHVNFSEGNTEKSSSEEAMEINKDSCMSANLTAEQLLDTYTQLVPEEAWGPNMEFRSSSKKMNTLSSEFLKENPQGMAEDSPSTSVTKTAETIMMSENVSVDISPVGNTQELNPQLTDEEREEKQEVDILLVVETEKEKKKASSPSEFLIERPEVSIPESELFVETTPPPPSSVQIAVSNPESELSVPTGHILVKDIVSAVIAEEDIKTVEVPKSVHSFVAKLAETDAVLENSAECWNESLSSKDDDRGSLEKEKQSAKQRGNFFEHNAENISAEEQADICKVGRISDGHCVAQETLDEFMDESLRKSVQTISSARGSLSTDFASLSSKEENVSECLQEEEVKALSQPTPTIKVASNALDRSSLFTTPERNLMSMEQLSESGMTPAAYIVTQHNDGTVESHSVVFTTPEQVLLLSDSGLNEVGKEEKQTATCFPGESDVLNTCQNEAFKEGERIVVELHDESDIAASPLRQSSVGDFKEDRHERNEENRTVELHCESGTCSGPDKHAALVNSASHGAENSGGNKAVELYEESFAFTGLEERHGLFGDSGKDKAREDEVKMDPQFYEEARLSTEMHKDLPLADPELGEEGWLGIKNADESGRLEGQLLYGDSEQKKAVKPAEKAAAEFHDVSAVPNIPEESELEEATKSEENNVLELQADCDNFADVNITAKSHDISDVLTASESHSLMGDFEPDGEENKDVELLSESNISTDVERHLLSEESFVFISPERRQHLGNSEPHTAGKQERKEVEFKDEYAFFTRLETRLLLGESGQNLLENGSLGSAQCQSHRASSPKVISKDDSVVLESQVAAPDFRENTIADFSGSIASKVSYSHGFSAGEETAGAEFMPKASQAENDVGLDATQSTSNQSRGNSLHVDSVNHFDFDTKGTTDTIMDAYVLALPAEGNSQTTGEISNHIEVAGTCSLVSEESVPSTYIQNQIHDAVEELEVTDELIEAKLTKYTQSDSKTIDLPVEGDSKSISENSSQLEVTGTCSMVSEKSSPFMDIHNHINDALGEELAVTDDNKADEVIEAEVTKKVDSSGGSDVLGRASVLAGTEDEQLCYNSEVTDPVDTAFEKDISLAPDESTLEKNNNAEDDEMVNGEATPSPEETLVKPSDNIGEPGTSSEKQIRKEPVLLYGTQAKPKRHEMKENAPNSKVVDNLNVTAPRTSKRQPLQDLRKN from the exons ATGGATTTTCACGAAATGAATAGGAAAAATCTACAAAACCTATGTAAAAAGCATGGGATCCCTGCGAATCTCAAGAACATTGAGATGGCTGATCGACTCGCTTCTCTTTTCCTCCAG aaggaagatgaagaaactGTAACTGAATCGAAAGATTCggttgaggaggaggaggagaatctAGTTGGGAGCAGAAAAGCTAAGAAAGTAAGATTCAGTGCTGAGACTGATAATCAAGTTTTCGAGTTCACTCGTTCTGTTAAGAAGAATGTTAGAAGAACTCGTAAAGCTCCTCTGCCACGTGGAGGTATAGATCTAAGGCGGTCGAAGCGAAGTGTGTCTAAGAAGGGGATAGGATCTAACGGAGATGCCTCAAACTCAATGAGTGGGGTTGTTGAAGGACCTTCAAACTCAGTAAAGGTCACGAGACGGATTGGCTCTGTTGGTAGTGTTCAAGAAGAGGGTGAAGATAGGGATTTGATAGCTCCGGAACAGTTTGGAGATAGAGAGATCGAGGATAGGAGACGGTCCACGAGACTGACTGGTAAGATTGAGGCATCCAAGCCAGTAGATTTATTACCTGCTGCTAAGCGCTCGAAGCAGGGGAAGGATACTGATTTGAATGCTCCAGAACGGGTTGAAGGGAAAGATATCGAGGAGGGGAGACGGTCCAGGCGACTGGCTGCTAAAACTGTGAAATCATTTGAGGAAGGTGGGACAACTTTATTACCTGCGGCTAAGCGGTCAAAGGGACTTGCAGACGTGGCtaacaaagaagatgaaaaggTAACAGGAGAACAACATAGGAAGGATGGTGATTCTAAAGTTGAGATGGTGCGTAGGCGGTCTATGCGGTTTGTGAACGAGCAGACCAATGCTCAGGATTCTAAAGTTGAAATGGTGCGTAGGCGGTCTATGCGATTTGTGAACGAGCAGACCAATGCTCAGGATCAGAGAAGTTCAGTGAGGGTTAAAGCTAGTGTGGCAAGCCCATTAATGGGTCAAGCAATGAGTAAATTGAAGAATGAGACAGTTAAGGCTGGGAGAGTagtcctggttgataagaatacTGATGAAAATCTTGTCAGATCATCGAAAAGAGTTACTAGAAACATGAAGCGGGAAAGATCGGCAGAAACAGGGGTGGACAGTGGAACTGCATCAAACCAAAGCAATCTAACGCCTAAAAAGACTTTGGATGAGTCTGCTCGCTTTGAGCAAGAAAAAGCTTGTGGAGCTGATGTTGAAGCTGGAGGCTCTTCCAAGAAGTCCAAGACAATGAATCAAGAATGCATTAAGGATAAGCCACAAGGAATAGTAATAATTGAGGACTCACCTTCTTCCTCCAAAACCAAAGCTGCAGAATTTGGTATGATTCTTGAGAAGGTTGTCGATCCTACATTGGATAAGTCAGATGATAATTCTCAAATGTCAAACACTCCAGAGATGACCTGCGAACCTATGGAAGGAGAATGTGAAGAGAAACTTGAGCGAGACTCAGtggaagacaaagaagaagtgTCAACACGCTCTTTACTACTTATCGAGTGTTTATCACCTGATTCAGTGCCACTTGCAGTAATCAGTTCTAAAGCTAATCTAAGCGTCCCTACTGGCCATATCCTTCCTAAGGATATTGCTTCAACAGTTATAGCAGAGGAAAGTACCAACACTAAGGACGAACTCCTTATTTACGCTCCTGAATCTGAGCTTGAGGAGCATAGATCTATAGCTAAGCTAGCAAACGTTGAAG AACTTCTGGAAAACTCAACTGAATGTTGGAATGAGATTCACTCAAGTAAAGATGATGAGAAAGGTTCCTTTGAGAAGGATGTACAAGCAGAAATTTTGCATGGAAACGTTTCTGAATGCAACACTGAGAATAACAGTGCAGGAGAAGAAATGGAGATTAGTAAGATCGGTGTTATGAGTGTTGCTCATTGTGTAAATCTAACACCAGAAAAACTTTTGGGAGAGTACGCTCAGTTGGAGCCAGAAGAAGCAGAGCGGCCTAATGTGGAAGATAGAAGCTCTGCTCAGAAGATGGAGAAGGCAGTGAGTCAAGAACTCGTAAAAGATATGCCACAAGAAATGGCTGAGGGCTCACCTTCTATATCTGAAGTCAAAGCTACAGAACCTGTAGTGATTTCTGAGAGTGTTTTGGATTCTACACAGAAACATGAGCAAGCCACAGTTTTGCTGGCTGCAGCTAAGAACGACAAAGGGGaagcatcatcactctctgaATTTCTTACTGAGGGCTCAGAAGTGAAAACATGCCTAGATAACCGCAGCACTGGTTGTTCTCTATCTGTAGAAACAACTCTGTCTCCTGCTTCCGTACAATTAGCAATGAGCAACCCGGAAGGTGATCTAGGCGTGCCTACTGGAAATGATATAGTTTTGACAGTTATAACCGAGGAAGATAAAATAACCAAGAAGGAAACCCTTATTGTCACTCCTACATCTGAGCTTAAGGGTAACAGCTCTGTTGCTGAGTTAGCAAAAGTAGAAG CAATTCTGGTAAACTCAGCTGAATGTTGCAAAGAGGATGAGAAAGGTTCCTTAGAGAAGGATGTCCAAGCAGAAAATTTGCATGTAAACTTTTCTGAAGGCAACACTGAGAAGAGCAGCTCAGAAGAAGCAATGGAGATCAATAAGGACAGTTGTATGAGTGCAAATCTGACAGCAGAACAACTTTTGGATACATACACTCAATTGGTGCCAGAAGAAGCATGGGGACCTAATATGGAATTTAGAAGCTCTTCAAAGAAAATGAACACACTGAGTTCAGAATTCCTGAAAGAGAATCCACAAGGAATGGCTGAGGACTCACCTTCTACATCCGTGACCAAAACTGCAGAAACTATCATGATGTCTGAGAATGTTTCAGTTGATATTTCACCGGTAGGAAACACTCAAGAGTTGAATCCTCAACTTACGGATGAAGAACGTGAAGAGAAACAAGAGGTAGACATACTTCTGGTGGTTGAGACAGAGaaggagaaaaagaaagcaTCATCACCGTCAGAATTTCTTATTGAACGCCCAGAAGTAAGCATCCCTGAATCTGAGCTATTTGTGGAAACTACTCCACCTCCTCCTTCTTCAGTACAGATAGCAGTGAGCAACCCTGAATCCGAGCTAAGTGTGCCTACTGGACATATCCTTGTTAAGGATATTGTTTCAGCAGTTATTGCTGAGGAAGATATTAAAACCGTGGAGGTTCCTAAATCGGTGCATAGCTTTGTAGCTAAGTTAGCAGAAACAGATG CAGTCCTGGAAAATTCAGCTGAATGTTGGAACGAGAGTCTTTCAAGCAAAGATGATGATAGAggttccttagagaaggaaaaacAATCAGCAAAGCAACGTGGAAACTTCTTTGAACACAACGCTGAGAATATTAGTGCAGAAGAACAAGCAGACATCTGTAAGGTTGGTCGTATTAGTGATGGTCATTGTGTAGCCCAGGAGACACTCGACGAGTTCATGGATGAGAGTCTAAGGAAATCTGTGCAAACAATTTCTAGTGCCAGAGGATCGTTGTCAACGGACTTTGCTTCCCTCTCATCCAAAGAAGAGAACGTTTCAGAGTGTTTGCAGGAAGAGGAAGTGAAAGCTTTATCCCAACCTACACCAACAATTAAAGTTGCTAGCAACGCCCTTGACAGGTCATCTCTATTCACTACCCCCGAGAGGAACTTAATGTCAATGGAGCAACTCAGCGAAAGTGGAATGACCCCTGCAGCTTATATAGTGACCCAGCACAATGATGGAACAGTAGAGTCTCATTCTGTTGTTTTCACAACTCCTGAACAAGTTCTACTGCTGAGTGATTCTGGGCTGAATGAGGTGGGAAAGGAAGAGAAACAAACAGCCACATGCTTTCCTGGTGAATCTGATGTTCTCAATACCTGCCAAAATGAAGCTTTTAAAGAAGGAGAAAGAATAGTAGTTGAGCTTCATGACGAGTCTGATATTGCCGCTAGCCCACTGAGACAATCCAGTGTAGGAGACTTCAAAGAAGATAGACACGAAAGGAATGAAGAAAACAGGACTGTGGAGCTCCATTGTGAATCTGGCACTTGCAGTGGACCAGATAAACATGCAGCCTTGGTAAATTCTGCATCTCATGGAGCAGAGAATAGTGGAGGAAACAAAGCTGTGGAGTTATATGAAGAATCTTTTGCTTTCACTGGTCTGGAGGAAAGACATGGGCTTTTTGGGGATTCTGGAAAAGATAAAGCTAGAGAAGATGAAGTCAAGATGGATCCACAGTTCTATGAGGAAGCTAGATTATCCACTGAGATGCACAAAGATCTACCTTTAGCAGACCCTGAATTAGGCGAAGAAGGATGGCTGGGAATTAAAAATGCTGACGAGTCAGGTAGGCTGGAGGGGCAATTGTTGTATGGAGACTCTGAACAAAAGAAAGCAGTAAAGCCTGCGGAAAAGGCAGCTGCTGAGTTTCATGATGTTTCTGCTGTTCCCAATATTCCGGAAGAGTCTGAACTGGAAGAAGCTACAAAAAGtgaagaaaataatgttttggaGTTGCAAGCTGACTGTGACAACTTCGCTGATGTCAATATAACTGCTAAGTCTCATGATATTTCTGATGTTCTCACTGCTTCTGAGAGCCACTCTCTTATGGGAGACTTTGAGCCAGATGGAGAAGAAAACAAGGATGTGGAATTGTTGAGTGAATCTAACATTTCCACAGACGTGGAGAGACATTTACTGTCTGAGGAgtcttttgttttcatttctcCAGAGAGACGGCAACATTTAGGAAACTCTGAGCCACACACTGCTGGGAAGCAAGAACGAAAAGAAGTAGAGTTCAAGGACGAGTATGCCTTCTTCACAAGGCTCGAGACTCGTTTGCTTTTGGGGGAGTCTGGACAGAACCTTCTTGAGAATGGCAGCCTCGGCTCAGCCCAGTGTCAAAGCCATCGTGCTTCTTCTCCCAAAGTTATTTCGAAGGACGACAGTGTGGTTCTGGAAAGTCAAGTTGCAGCTCCAGATTTCAGAGAAAACACTATTGCTGATTTCAGTGGTAGCATCGCATCCAAAGTTTCTTATAGCCATGGGTTTAGTGCTGGGGAAGAAACTGCAGGTGCAGAGTTTATGCCAAAAGCTTCTCAGGCAGAAAATGATGTAGGGCTAGATGCCACACAATCGACATCAAATCAAAGCAGAGGTAATTCTCTACATGTCGACTCTgttaatcattttgattttgaCACTAAGGGAACAACAGACACAATCATGGATGCATATGTTCTTGCGTTACCAGCCGAAGGCAATTCCCAGACTACTGGTGAAATTTCTAACCATATAGAAGTTGCTGGAACCTGTTCGTTGGTGTCTG AAGAATCTGTCCCTTCAACATACATTCAGAATCAGATACATGATGCGGTGGAGGAACTAGAAGTAACAG ACGAGCTCATAGAGGCAAAGTTAACCAAGTACACTCAAAGTGATTCCAAGACAATTGACTTACCAGTGGAAGGTGATTCCAAGTCAATTAGTGAAAATTCCAGCCAACTTGAAGTTACTGGAACCTGCTCCATGGTGTCAG AAAAATCTAGCCCTTTCATGGACATTCATAACCATATAAATGACGCACTGGGGGAAGAACTGGCAGTAACAG ACGACAACAAAGCAGACGAGGTCATAGAAGCAGAAGTAACAAAGAAAGTGGACTCTTCAGGTGGCTCTGATGTCCTTGGAAGGGCAAGCGTCTTAGCTGGAACAGAGGATGAGCAATTATGTTACAATTCTGAAGTAACTGACCCTGTTGATACTGCATTTG AGAAAGACATCTCTCTAGCTCCTGATGAATCCACTCTTGAGAAAAACAATAACGCAGAAG ATGATGAAATGGTTAATGGAGAAGCTACTCCGAGTCCTGAAGAAACCTTGGTTAAGCCATCTGATAACATTGGTGAACCAGGTACATCATCTGAGAAGCAAATAAGAAAAGAACCAGTCTTGCTTTACGGAACACAAGCGAAGCCTAAAAGGCATGAGATGAAAGAGAATGCACCAAACTCAAAGGTTGTGGATAATCTTAACGTAACAGCTCCAAGGACATCAAAGAGACAGCCGCTCCAAGACTTGAGGAAGAACTAG